The DNA segment GTAGGCCTCCTGAAGAATTAACTCACGCgatccatctacattgggcacacataaccGGTCTTTCATCCGTAACACACCATCATCCCTAAGAGTAACCTCCTTGGCATTGCCGTGCTGAACTATGTCCAAGAGGACAACCAAATAGGGGTCGTCAGTCTCTAATATGATCATaaaaggaagaccgagaaaccacgcaagccaaaACTTGACTCGACTCTGAAATATCtaatctaacaaactggttggccaaggcctgaacatctaatgctaATGGCCTCTCCACTGCCGGTAGATATGCCAAATTGCCCAAGCTCTCCGTCTTtcaactcaaggcatcgaccaccatattggcttttccgagatgatatagaatggtgatatcatagtcattaagcaactctaaccatctcctctgccaCAAGTTAAGATCCTTTTATTTGAACAGATGTTGTAGACTCTGGTGGTCAGTATAGACCTCACAAAGGACACCGTACAAGTAGTGCGGCCAAATATTTAAgtcatgaacaatagctgctaattCCAAGTcgtggacatgataattcttctcatgcaccttcagttgTCTAGACGTGTAGGCAATCATCCTACTATCTTGCCTCAACACCGTGCTGAGGCCAACACGTGCTGTATCACAGTACACAGTATAAGACCCCTAACCtataggcaataccaacactagggctgtggtcaaagcaattttgagcttttgaaatctctcctcacactccttggtccacctgaacggagcacccttctgggtcaatctggtcataggtgcAACAATAAATGAGAAACCCTCTGCGAATCGACGGTAATACCCTAgcaaaccaagaaaactccggATCTGAGTAGCTGAacacggtctaggccaactcttcACCGCTTCAATCGTCTTTGGATCTACCTTAATCCCCTCATTCTAcaccacatgacccaaaaatgccaccgagtcaagccagaattcacactttgaaaaatttgcatacaacttcttttCTGTCAAGGTCCAAAGCACGATCCTCAAGTGCAGCTCATGATCCTTTGGGAGTACACcaagatgtcgtcaataaacacaatgcCTAATGAGTCAAGATAGGTATGGAATAAACtattcatcaagtgcatgaatgttgttggggtgttggtcagcccaaatgatatcaccaggaactcataatgaccataccgattCCTAAAGTCAGTCTTCAGAATATCTaaatcccgaatcttcaactgatgatagccagaCCACAAATCAATCTTTAAGAACCCTCTAGCACCTTGTAGctaatcaaataggtcatcaatgcatgaaaatagatacatgttcttcattgtaaccttgttcaactgacgATAATTGATACACATGtgtatagaaccatccttcttctttacaaacaagaccggAGCACCCCAGCGTGACACACTGGGCCGAATGAAAaccttatcaagcaactcttgTAACTACtaatttaactccttcaacttcgttggggccatacgatatggcgcattagaaatggactgagtgcacGACAACAAGTTAAtgccaaaatcgatatccctatcaggcggcatgctcgGAAGATCCACCGAAAATATATCTGGATAATCCTTCATTACCGAAAATGACTCCACGGTAGGAGTGtcaacactaacatccctcacaaaggatagatatgcatcacaccccttcaCAACCATCCAATGTGCCTTAAGGAAAGACACCAACCTGCTAGGAACACAATCCAAATTACCCctccactcaacccgtggcaaacctggcatagccaatgtcaccaTCTTGGCATGaaaatcaagaatagcatgatagggaaacaaccagtccatgcccaaaacaatatcaaaatctaccatactgagcaacaataggtcaactctggtctcaaaaccacaaaGAACAACTAAACATGACTGATACAGACTGTCAACAACAATGGGATCTACCATTGGCGTGGACACATGAGAACTCAAGGAATCACGGGAGATACTAATTATGGAACAAAGTAAGATGATACACatgaataagtggagcctagatcaaataagactgatgcaAATGCCTCCGTCCTAGTCGGTAGAGCATAACATCTGGCTTGTACTCCGCATCTAGGGAAACCCCTACctgcccgacctccacctctagctggctgtaCAGAGTGGAAACTGGTTCAGTAACCACAGTCCAAGAAGTCTGAGGACCCGATCGAAGATTTAGAGCCTGAGTGGTATGTGGAGGTACACCCTTCCTGAGTCGGGGGCAGTCCCTCAACATATGACGAGCAttaccatactcaaaacaagctcctGGAGGACATGGTTACTAAAACTGGGCTCGGGCCTGGTCGGCTGGACTGACtgctgaaagcaccccgtgtaaGAGGTGCACTAGATAGTGGCGGTACATAATGGGAAACTTGATACCTAGGAGTAGACGAAGTCTAAATGAACTGGGCGACTCACATAGCCTGCACCATAATAGGATACAGTTGGGGCACAAGTGCCACTATGTGTGCCAGAAtctcgaggcctcttagccttcCTGTCCTTTCTCTCCCGGCCCTAAATACCCTCCAATCTCCAAGCGATCTCCACCACCTGCTGGTATGGGGTATAAGTCTCCAACTCTCGAGCCATGTTGAATCTAATACCATGGTTGAGCTCTTCGATAA comes from the Nicotiana sylvestris chromosome 4, ASM39365v2, whole genome shotgun sequence genome and includes:
- the LOC138889730 gene encoding uncharacterized protein, whose product is MVDPIVVDSLYQSCLVVLCGFETRVDLLLLSMVDFDIVLGMDWLFPYHAILDFHAKMVTLAMPGLPRVEWRGNLDCVPSRLVSFLKAHWMVVKGCDAYLSFVRDVSVDTPTVESFSVMKDYPDIFSVDLPSMPPDRDIDFGINLLSCTQSISNAPYRMAPTKLKELN